From Rhodothermales bacterium, one genomic window encodes:
- a CDS encoding PAS domain-containing protein: protein MPAWNPADIAAGTADPAFVSDEHGVVLGWNDAAGRLLGRTADEVVGSPCHEVLCGLDTFGNRYCDKDCAIMKMGLRKEASRLFVLNVRHASGQRLPLRVTVLQLPTDQAEHYLMVHVLLPAEVPGRRSQNGMEGSGFQSSLSSGEGLSSPEMERIRSLTPRETEVLGLLASGNASQDVANELFISLTPVRTHIQNILKKLEVHSQLEAVALAFKRGLI, encoded by the coding sequence GTGCCTGCCTGGAATCCGGCTGATATCGCGGCAGGGACCGCTGATCCGGCCTTCGTTTCTGACGAACATGGAGTTGTTCTCGGCTGGAACGATGCGGCTGGACGACTCCTCGGACGGACAGCTGACGAAGTCGTGGGAAGCCCGTGTCATGAGGTCCTGTGCGGTCTGGACACCTTCGGCAATCGCTACTGTGACAAGGACTGCGCAATCATGAAGATGGGCCTGCGCAAGGAGGCGTCGCGTTTGTTCGTGCTGAACGTGCGACACGCCTCTGGCCAGCGGCTTCCGTTGAGAGTCACCGTACTGCAGTTGCCAACCGATCAGGCAGAGCACTACTTGATGGTCCATGTCCTGCTTCCGGCAGAAGTTCCCGGCAGGCGGTCGCAGAACGGCATGGAAGGGTCTGGATTTCAGTCCAGCCTCAGCAGCGGCGAGGGTCTTTCCTCTCCGGAAATGGAGAGGATTCGCAGCCTCACCCCTCGTGAGACGGAGGTTCTTGGCCTGTTGGCCTCGGGAAATGCCTCCCAGGACGTGGCCAACGAACTCTTCATTAGCCTTACGCCGGTGAGGACGCACATCCAGAACATCCTGAAGAAGCTCGAAGTGCACAGCCAGCTGGAGGCCGTCGCCCTGGCCTTCAAGAGAGGACTGATCTAG